A portion of the Pirellulales bacterium genome contains these proteins:
- a CDS encoding ATP-grasp domain-containing protein codes for MPDVTWVLEPNIFPETHGPIRKAIRDQGYRIVEWSDTWWSEGVPSHIPTSSVVFHGSLGNAARITDELQWTPGSFCPVEFFRCSTWYESAREWLIHSDWKICPANELVANSRLIANELGSTDRLFVRPDSPLKPFSGRVVDIATLTLAKLDHGFYYDDDSILVVVAPIQTIGNEWRFVIANRSVIAGSAYDPKVRKPVTVQLNSSAANFASTIATSLAEPDNVYILDVCECNGQLRLLELNPFGGADLYACDPVAIVERVSALASSM; via the coding sequence ATGCCTGACGTAACTTGGGTACTTGAGCCCAACATTTTTCCCGAGACGCATGGCCCGATCCGGAAAGCCATCCGTGATCAGGGGTATCGTATCGTTGAATGGTCTGACACTTGGTGGTCTGAAGGTGTGCCCTCGCATATTCCCACTTCGTCTGTGGTATTTCATGGCTCACTTGGCAACGCTGCACGAATTACCGATGAACTTCAATGGACTCCTGGCTCATTTTGTCCAGTTGAATTTTTTCGTTGCTCAACATGGTATGAATCCGCTCGAGAATGGCTTATCCATAGTGATTGGAAGATCTGTCCTGCAAATGAATTGGTCGCAAACTCTCGCTTGATTGCAAATGAACTCGGCTCTACTGATCGCCTATTCGTGCGTCCTGACAGCCCATTAAAACCATTTAGTGGACGGGTTGTTGATATTGCCACGCTTACGCTAGCAAAGCTCGATCATGGTTTCTACTACGATGATGATTCAATTCTGGTCGTCGTCGCACCCATTCAAACAATCGGCAATGAATGGCGTTTTGTGATTGCAAATCGTTCAGTCATCGCAGGTTCGGCCTACGACCCTAAAGTGCGAAAACCGGTGACCGTACAATTAAACTCTTCTGCAGCGAACTTCGCGTCTACTATAGCGACGTCGCTCGCGGAACCTGATAACGTCTACATACTCGATGTCTGTGAATGTAATGGACAATTGCGACTATTGGAATTGAATCCCTTTGGAGGCGCTGACCTTTACGCCTGTGATCCAGTGGCGATAGTCGAGCGTGTGTCGGCGCTCGCTTCCTCAATGTAA
- a CDS encoding ABC transporter ATP-binding protein, with amino-acid sequence MKNFARTLQRVLRYKATLAASAGCAILVALLWGANIGGAYPVVEVIFRGQSLQEWVTKDIQASRANIQAWQAELAALPGNAPAPEGDFARARREELVFKLSAEETHLARQEWLSPLIHEYLPSDKFQTLLAIMMVLLAGTILKNVFLVFDSILVDRLTMLVMTDLRKKFFRRTLRLDLANFSESKTSDLLSRFTNDMDALYAGIQTLLGRAVREPLKMIVCLAGAAFVCWRLLLLSLVFAPIMGFLINRLAQSLKRANRRAMEEIAALFGILGETFGNIKVVKAFTRERHERLRFHRNNKEIFKRGMKIARYDALIHPLTEMMGISAICLGILAGAYLVLNQETHIFGIRMTDRPLSLSSLLIFYGLLVGTTDPARKLSDVFGRLQRAMAAGDRIYQYLDREPTIQDPPRPVRLSRHSRAITLENVKFAYHPDQLVLHNLSLEIFAGQTVAIVGPNGCGKSTLLNLIPRFYDPAAGSVRIDGIDIRKARVRELRGQIGLVTQEALLFDDTVFNNIRYGAPTATTEQVIAAAQQAHAHQFIEQQLEHGYQTIIGPQGARLSGGQRQRIALARAILRNPAILLLDEATSQIDPESEQEIHRALEEFIRGRTTIMITHRVSTLDLADHIVVMDRGTIVDAGPHRELFGRCEMYRRLHQTQLRAAA; translated from the coding sequence ATGAAGAATTTTGCGCGCACCTTGCAGCGCGTGTTACGGTACAAAGCCACGCTGGCCGCCTCGGCCGGTTGTGCGATTCTGGTTGCGCTATTATGGGGCGCGAACATCGGGGGCGCGTACCCGGTGGTGGAAGTCATCTTTCGCGGACAGTCGTTACAAGAATGGGTGACCAAGGATATTCAGGCATCGCGGGCAAATATCCAGGCCTGGCAGGCAGAATTGGCGGCATTACCGGGCAATGCCCCGGCCCCAGAAGGTGACTTTGCCCGCGCGCGGCGCGAGGAATTGGTTTTTAAGCTATCCGCGGAAGAAACGCATCTGGCGCGGCAAGAGTGGCTCAGCCCGCTTATCCATGAATATTTGCCCAGTGATAAATTTCAAACCTTGCTGGCGATCATGATGGTCTTGTTGGCGGGTACAATTCTAAAAAATGTGTTCCTGGTGTTTGATTCGATCCTGGTCGATCGGCTGACGATGCTGGTGATGACCGACCTGCGCAAAAAGTTTTTTCGCCGCACGCTACGGCTGGATCTGGCGAACTTTAGCGAGAGTAAAACCAGTGACTTGCTAAGCCGCTTTACCAATGATATGGACGCCTTGTACGCGGGGATCCAGACACTCTTGGGCAGGGCGGTGCGCGAGCCGCTCAAAATGATCGTCTGCCTGGCCGGGGCGGCGTTTGTCTGTTGGCGGCTCTTGTTGTTATCGCTAGTTTTCGCGCCGATCATGGGATTTCTGATCAATCGCCTGGCCCAATCGCTGAAACGCGCCAATCGCCGCGCCATGGAAGAAATCGCCGCGCTCTTTGGCATATTGGGCGAAACCTTTGGCAATATCAAAGTGGTCAAAGCCTTTACCCGCGAACGGCACGAACGGCTGCGCTTTCATCGCAATAATAAAGAGATTTTTAAACGCGGGATGAAAATTGCCCGTTATGACGCGCTGATTCATCCCTTGACCGAGATGATGGGCATCAGCGCGATCTGTCTGGGCATCTTGGCCGGGGCTTATCTGGTGCTCAACCAAGAAACCCACATCTTTGGCATTCGCATGACGGACCGCCCGCTAAGCCTAAGTTCCCTGCTGATTTTTTATGGTTTATTGGTTGGCACGACCGATCCGGCCCGCAAGCTCTCGGACGTTTTTGGCAGGTTGCAACGGGCGATGGCGGCGGGAGACCGAATTTACCAGTATTTGGACCGCGAACCAACCATCCAGGACCCGCCGCGGCCAGTCCGCCTGTCCCGGCATAGCCGCGCGATCACCTTGGAGAATGTCAAATTTGCCTATCATCCCGATCAACTCGTCCTGCACAATCTTAGTCTAGAAATTTTTGCCGGCCAGACCGTGGCGATCGTCGGGCCTAATGGCTGCGGCAAAAGTACATTGCTCAATCTGATCCCGCGGTTTTATGACCCGGCCGCTGGCAGCGTCCGCATAGACGGCATCGACATCCGCAAGGCGCGGGTGCGCGAACTACGCGGCCAGATCGGCCTGGTCACCCAGGAAGCGCTGCTATTTGACGACACGGTATTCAATAACATTCGTTATGGCGCCCCGACGGCCACCACTGAGCAGGTCATTGCCGCCGCCCAACAGGCCCATGCGCATCAATTTATTGAACAACAATTAGAGCATGGTTACCAGACGATCATTGGCCCGCAGGGAGCGCGTCTGTCGGGGGGGCAGCGGCAGCGGATTGCCTTGGCGCGGGCGATTCTGCGCAATCCTGCGATATTACTTCTGGACGAGGCAACCAGCCAAATCGACCCCGAAAGCGAACAAGAAATCCACCGGGCCCTCGAAGAGTTTATTCGCGGCCGGACCACCATCATGATCACGCATCGCGTCTCGACCTTGGATTTAGCGGATCATATCGTGGTCATGGACCGGGGAACCATTGTGGACGCCGGACCGCACCGAGAATTGTTTGGCCGGTGTGAAATGTACCGCCGTCTACACCAAACTCAATTGCGGGCGGCGGCATAA
- a CDS encoding DUF447 family protein encodes MPFILETLVTTLNADGSVNLAPQGPIELIRDERYLLRPYQGSRTFENLLRARCGVLHICDDPLLLAQAALGEPDPPPKTRPAKEFAGRVLSAACRYYEFIIEEINTAAERSELTAQVVRKKTVREFGGWNRAQFAVLEATILATRLRFFPPAVVQTELQRLRPLVEKTGGERELAAWSYVEGQIQKFYNPIIPGDGTDTMEHSSPG; translated from the coding sequence ATGCCGTTCATCCTGGAAACCCTGGTCACCACGCTGAATGCCGACGGTTCGGTCAATTTGGCTCCCCAAGGCCCGATCGAGTTGATCCGCGACGAACGCTATTTGCTGCGCCCTTATCAAGGCTCCCGCACCTTTGAAAATTTGCTTCGCGCCCGCTGTGGCGTGCTGCACATCTGCGACGATCCGCTGTTGTTGGCCCAGGCCGCCCTGGGCGAGCCTGATCCACCCCCCAAGACGCGCCCCGCCAAGGAATTTGCCGGACGTGTGCTTTCCGCCGCCTGCCGCTATTATGAATTTATCATCGAGGAAATCAACACCGCCGCGGAACGGAGTGAACTTACCGCCCAGGTGGTCCGCAAAAAAACGGTACGCGAATTTGGCGGATGGAATCGGGCCCAGTTTGCCGTGTTGGAGGCGACCATTTTAGCGACACGGTTGCGATTCTTTCCCCCCGCGGTCGTGCAGACGGAACTGCAACGATTGCGCCCCCTGGTGGAAAAAACCGGTGGCGAACGGGAACTTGCCGCCTGGAGTTATGTGGAAGGTCAAATTCAAAAATTTTACAATCCTATCATTCCTGGCGACGGAACTGATACCATGGAACATTCATCTCCCGGCTGA
- a CDS encoding RNA polymerase sigma factor RpoD/SigA, with amino-acid sequence MPSPRRKSASSVQTPLETYLREINETALLTGDDEQQLAIAIGQGDLRARDRMVRANLRLVVNIARGYAGKGLGLQDLIEEGNLGLLRAVEGFDPAMGTRFSTYASYWIKQSIKRALINCGKTIRIPAYMVELLSKWRRASARLTEELARTPTPEEVARVLGLQRKKLPIIKKAIRIYNSTPQTEQADVGWSLGDMVCDENAKTPEDVLLNEDNLVHVMEMIKSMDPREATVLKMRFGLDDHEPKTLKEIGESLGLTRERVRQIETEALAKLAAGLDSRP; translated from the coding sequence ATGCCCAGTCCCCGCCGCAAATCCGCTTCTTCCGTGCAGACCCCGTTAGAGACGTATCTGCGCGAAATAAACGAAACCGCGTTATTAACGGGGGATGACGAGCAACAATTGGCCATTGCCATTGGCCAAGGGGACCTGCGCGCCCGGGACCGCATGGTCCGCGCCAATCTGCGACTGGTGGTCAATATCGCCCGCGGTTACGCCGGCAAAGGCTTGGGCCTGCAGGATTTAATCGAAGAGGGAAACCTGGGATTACTGCGGGCGGTGGAGGGGTTTGACCCCGCGATGGGGACCCGCTTTAGCACGTATGCCAGCTACTGGATCAAGCAGTCGATCAAGCGGGCGCTTATAAATTGCGGCAAGACAATCCGTATACCCGCCTACATGGTGGAATTGCTCTCTAAATGGCGGCGCGCGTCTGCCCGCTTGACCGAGGAACTTGCCCGCACACCCACCCCGGAAGAAGTGGCCCGGGTTCTGGGCCTGCAGCGGAAAAAGCTGCCGATTATCAAAAAAGCGATTCGCATTTATAACTCCACCCCCCAAACCGAGCAGGCCGATGTCGGCTGGTCGCTGGGGGATATGGTGTGCGACGAGAACGCCAAAACGCCCGAGGATGTTCTATTAAACGAGGACAATCTGGTCCACGTCATGGAAATGATCAAGTCCATGGATCCCCGCGAGGCAACCGTCCTCAAAATGCGCTTTGGCCTGGATGACCACGAGCCCAAGACGCTCAAGGAAATAGGAGAATCGCTGGGTCTGACACGCGAGCGTGTGCGTCAGATCGAGACCGAAGCGCTGGCTAAACTGGCGGCGGGGCTTGATTCGCGTCCGTAG